Sequence from the Ereboglobus luteus genome:
CGCATCGGCCGCGTCATGATCACGCTCGCCGTGCTCGTGCTCCTGCTTGCTTCAAACCGCGGCGTTGCCATCCGGCTTGCGCGCCCGCTTGAGTCCGCCTACGCGCCGATACCGGAGTTAAAATCGGCGTTTGATCCGGCGAATCCCGCCGTGCCCGCCCAGCTCGCCGCGTGCAAATACGTGCTCGTGCTCGGCAGCGGCCATGCCGACGCCCCCGCGCGCTCCCGCATCAACCAGCTCAGCAATTCCGGGCGCGCGCGGCTTGCCGAGGCGTTGCGAATCCTCCGCGTGCTGCCACCCGACACGAAGTTGATCGTCTCCGGTTATCATCTGCGCGGCCCTTCGCACGCGCAAGTCAGCGCCGAGGCCGCCGAATCGCTCGGCATCGATCCCGGGCGCATCATTCGCATGGACGAAGCCCGCGACACCGATGATGAAATCCGCACAGCCGTTGAAATCGCAAACGGCGCGCCGGTCGCGCTGGTCACGTCCGCGTGGCACATGCCTCGCGCGATGCACATGTGCGGACATCACAAACTCGACGCCCTCGCCTGCCCCGCCGACTACCTGCTTCCCTCAAGCGACAACGAAGGCGCGCTGGCATGGTTTCGCTTTGAGCTCGGCGCGTTCGAATGCAGCAGCAAGGCGATCCGCGAACGCATCGGGCGTCTGTTTTTATTGAAAAACTCGATTCTCTAAAAAACGCGCCGCGCTACTTTTTCTTCCGTCCCGCGAAAAACGACAGGTAGATGCCGACCACGGCGATGAGGATCAGCCACCAGAAATAACGCAGCTCGCGCGCGGCCAGACTGGCGAAGGCGAGCACGCGCGGGAAAATGAGGCACAGGGCGATCGCAACGAGGATCGTAACTGCGATGAGAATTCTTTTGCGCGTTTCGGGTGTCATTGTCCGGCGGATGTGATGGAAACCAAACTTGTGCGTCAGTCGCGAGAAAGCTCCTCCGAGCGCGCGGTGGCGGCGAGGACCGTCTCCTTGATGATGCCGCGGAAATCGCGCGCTGCCATGCGCTGCAACCCGGCATAAGTAGTGCCGTTGGGCGAGGTGACTTGGTCACGCAGCGTCTCGGCTTCCTCGCTGCCCTGCGCGAGAAGTTTCGCGGAGCCGAGAAGCGTTTCGATGGCGAGCTGTTTGGCGGAGTCGCGGTCGAGTCCCGCGGCAACCCCCGCATCGCGAAGCGCGGCGGCAAATTCAAAGACATACGCCGGACCGCTTCCGCTCAGACCGGTGACCGCGTCGAGTTGCGTCTCCTCAACCGCGACGACGCGTCCAAGCGAGCCAAGCACCTGGTCGATGTTCGCGCGGTCGGTTTCGGCAAGCGACGAGAGCGACGCCCACGCGGTGACTCCGGCGCCGATTTGGCCGGGCGTGTTGGGCATGGCGCGGACAATGTTGCGCGCGTTGGGAAATGTTTGCGCGAGGCGCGCGAGACGCTTGCCCGCGAGGATCGAGATGATAAGCTTGCCGCGGGTGAGTTCGGCGAGGCTGGCGTCGAGCTGGGCGAGCTGCTGCGGTTTGCAGGCAAGAACAACAGTGCCGGCTCCGGCGAGCAGTGTTTCGAGATTGTTGGTCGCGGCGATTCCGGTGCGCGCGGCGAGATCGGCCGCGGTCGTGTCGGTCGCGCTGCCGAGGCACGCGATCTGCGCGGGAGTGCGCGCCCCTTTGTTGATGAGCCCGGTGACAATCGCCGAAGCCATGCGACCCGCGCCGAGAAATGAAATGTGGTTCATGAGCGTTGTGTTATTCTGGCAGCAGAAAGGCGGAGGCAATTTTTCGATTCTCGATTTTCGATTTTGAATTGGGAACTACCGCTCCATTTTTGCATTCGTTTTCGCGCGGCAACGCTCAATCCAAAATTTCATCATCGTCTCAGTTCCGCGCCCTGGAAGTGAACGTGTATGTGGTGCACTTTTTTCACGCGGTTTTTAATGATGCCGGTGGCAAGGTCCACGCTCTCGGGAACTTCGATGCGGCGAAGATCCACGACGGCGTGGTAGCCGCGTTCCGAAAAAGTGTCGATGAGCATCGCAAGGGCGAGGGGATCATCGAACAGCGGGTCTTCGCTGTTGATGTCGGCGCGCCCGGAAATGGCGTGGCGAATGACGATGGGCATCAGTTTCTTTTCGATAAAACTGACGACGCGCTCGAAAAGCCCGGCGTGCTCGGTTTCGTAGGAATCGAGGCGTTTGACGAGATCCTGGCGCGCGTGGACAATGATGTCGCTGGCGAGCGGCAGGGTGCGCACGCGGTCGTAGGTGCGCGGGTCGAGCTCGAGCGAGCTTTGGTAGCGGAGCTCGGCGAGGATTTTTTCATCAACCTCGGCAATGCTGCCCTCGGAGATAACGAAGTGGTAGTTGAAGTTTTCCTTGAGCGACTGGAGCGCCGCCCAGGTTTGCTCCTTGAACACACGGTAGCGATGTCGCGCGAGGGGCACGTCGAAATCGGTCGAGCGTTCCTCGAGCAACTCGCCGATACCTGTGCGGCGAACCTCCTCGTTGTGCTGGAGAATTTCGCGCCCGCGCTGAAGCTGGCGCTCGACGCTGGTTTTCTCGTCAACGAAAAGCACCATGATGTGGATGGTGGGCTTGCGAAAATGCGCATGGAGCGGGGTGTCGAAAAATTCCGCGCGGAGCTGGTCCATTTTGGCGACAAGCATTTTCATGCACTCGACCTGGACCTGCGTGCGCGGGAATCCGTCGAGGATGACGCCGTCGGCGTATTCGGGCTTGAGGAGTTCGCGCATGAGCAAGCCGACAACCTCGCGGTCGCCGACCATGTTGCCGGATTCCTTGATGCGCCTGGCCTCGGGAGAGGCGAGGAGCGAACTCATGACGATGGGCTCGCAGGTGAAGCCGCGTGTTTTTTGGATGAAGTTGGCGTGAGTGCCCTTGCCGGAGCCGGGCGCGCCGCCGAGCAGGAGCAGTTCCTTGGGGAATCGGAGATTTTCGCGCCCGCGCTCATGCTCGAGATCGTTCCACACGGCGTCGAAGATGATTTGAGCGTCCTTGATTTCGAGATCGTTTGTGGTGTTGGCGCGCGGAGCGGTCGCGGCGGCGTTTTTTTTGCCGCCGGCGTCCGTGTTATTTTGATCGGGAA
This genomic interval carries:
- a CDS encoding ElyC/SanA/YdcF family protein, whose product is MTFLFWLKKIIGLFFMPLQFALIIGVIGVVFIWLRKREKLARIGRVMITLAVLVLLLASNRGVAIRLARPLESAYAPIPELKSAFDPANPAVPAQLAACKYVLVLGSGHADAPARSRINQLSNSGRARLAEALRILRVLPPDTKLIVSGYHLRGPSHAQVSAEAAESLGIDPGRIIRMDEARDTDDEIRTAVEIANGAPVALVTSAWHMPRAMHMCGHHKLDALACPADYLLPSSDNEGALAWFRFELGAFECSSKAIRERIGRLFLLKNSIL
- the proC gene encoding pyrroline-5-carboxylate reductase; this encodes MNHISFLGAGRMASAIVTGLINKGARTPAQIACLGSATDTTAADLAARTGIAATNNLETLLAGAGTVVLACKPQQLAQLDASLAELTRGKLIISILAGKRLARLAQTFPNARNIVRAMPNTPGQIGAGVTAWASLSSLAETDRANIDQVLGSLGRVVAVEETQLDAVTGLSGSGPAYVFEFAAALRDAGVAAGLDRDSAKQLAIETLLGSAKLLAQGSEEAETLRDQVTSPNGTTYAGLQRMAARDFRGIIKETVLAATARSEELSRD
- a CDS encoding nucleoside monophosphate kinase, which produces MKPVPDQNNTDAGGKKNAAATAPRANTTNDLEIKDAQIIFDAVWNDLEHERGRENLRFPKELLLLGGAPGSGKGTHANFIQKTRGFTCEPIVMSSLLASPEARRIKESGNMVGDREVVGLLMRELLKPEYADGVILDGFPRTQVQVECMKMLVAKMDQLRAEFFDTPLHAHFRKPTIHIMVLFVDEKTSVERQLQRGREILQHNEEVRRTGIGELLEERSTDFDVPLARHRYRVFKEQTWAALQSLKENFNYHFVISEGSIAEVDEKILAELRYQSSLELDPRTYDRVRTLPLASDIIVHARQDLVKRLDSYETEHAGLFERVVSFIEKKLMPIVIRHAISGRADINSEDPLFDDPLALAMLIDTFSERGYHAVVDLRRIEVPESVDLATGIIKNRVKKVHHIHVHFQGAELRR